A window from Tenacibaculum singaporense encodes these proteins:
- a CDS encoding heme NO-binding domain-containing protein, with the protein MKGIVFTEFLDLVEDKFGIEMVDKIIEQSELDSGGVYTAIGTYKFSEMLQLLENLSNNTGVSTDDLLLVYAEHFFSVLEDSYPGLLATYKDPIEMLSSIEDHIHVEVKKIYPDAELPTFLVEEKSENSLVLLYKSSRAMHHFGLGLMNKTFEHFNSSAEIVLEKIKNDGTEVRFIINKN; encoded by the coding sequence ATGAAAGGGATTGTTTTTACCGAGTTCTTGGATTTAGTAGAGGATAAATTTGGTATTGAAATGGTAGATAAAATTATAGAACAATCAGAGTTGGATTCTGGTGGGGTATATACAGCTATTGGTACATACAAGTTTTCTGAAATGCTACAGCTGCTAGAGAACTTAAGTAATAATACAGGTGTTTCAACAGATGATTTATTGTTAGTATATGCAGAGCACTTTTTTTCAGTTTTAGAAGATAGTTATCCTGGGCTTTTAGCTACTTATAAAGATCCTATAGAGATGTTATCATCAATAGAAGATCATATTCATGTAGAAGTAAAAAAGATATATCCAGATGCAGAACTTCCAACATTTCTTGTGGAGGAGAAAAGTGAAAATTCACTTGTATTATTGTATAAATCTAGTAGAGCGATGCATCATTTTGGATTAGGTTTAATGAATAAAACGTTTGAACATTTTAATAGTTCAGCAGAAATAGTGTTAGAAAAAATAAAAAATGACGGAACTGAAGTAAGATTCATTATTAATAAAAATTAG
- a CDS encoding GAF domain-containing sensor histidine kinase, with protein sequence MSIKEIEILQRALERQKKARKQAEKILEEKSLELFNISQELKIVNEQLENLLDEKNSQLKGIFENINDAYLVMDIHGNVLKMNDVAVNLFGFDVNEEEVNVVSLIYPEQEDYDYAMNSYAELLKNGYFTNYIARVITKTNEIKWVNINSSVVFDKNNNPIAAQGIIRDITNQRKERQVIEVISNTAKSILGKEDIYEIAWEISKNIANYLNTDDCVIYLVKEKKKQLELIASFDKRERENKKIYDKMRLPFGKGVVGSVANSGISEIINNTNLDDRYVVYLTPKLSELTVPIKNEDKVIGVINIEHQEQNYFTEEHLKTIEGIADLVSLQLRSALNIKKRKKVEKKNIDLLKKVEKSNQELEEYAHIVSHDLKSPIRSIHALTSWIKSDNAGVFDEASLQNFELIENTLEKMEQLITDVLEYSSITNGAKENNDVDLNLLIEEIKKVIYIPKNVSIKVLQELPIIKGDKTKFQQLFQNLISNAIKFNDKEKGIIEIDVKDQNSFYKFSIKDNGIGIEKEHFDKIFKIFQSLKKSKDSSGIGLSIVKKIVNFYKGEIWLESEINKGTTFFFTIKK encoded by the coding sequence GTGAGTATAAAAGAAATAGAAATACTACAAAGAGCGCTAGAAAGACAAAAAAAAGCTAGAAAACAAGCAGAGAAAATACTAGAAGAAAAATCATTAGAACTATTTAATATTTCTCAAGAGCTAAAAATAGTTAATGAGCAATTAGAAAATCTTTTAGATGAAAAAAATTCACAGCTAAAAGGGATTTTTGAAAATATTAATGATGCTTATCTAGTGATGGATATTCATGGCAACGTGTTAAAAATGAACGATGTTGCTGTAAATTTATTTGGGTTTGATGTAAATGAAGAAGAAGTAAACGTTGTGAGCCTTATATATCCTGAACAAGAAGATTATGATTATGCGATGAATTCTTACGCAGAATTATTAAAAAATGGGTACTTCACAAACTACATAGCTAGGGTTATTACGAAAACGAACGAGATAAAATGGGTAAATATAAATTCAAGTGTAGTTTTTGATAAAAATAATAATCCAATAGCCGCTCAAGGAATTATTAGAGATATTACTAACCAAAGAAAAGAACGACAAGTAATTGAAGTTATAAGTAATACAGCCAAATCTATTTTAGGAAAAGAAGATATTTACGAAATAGCTTGGGAAATTTCAAAGAATATTGCAAACTATTTAAATACAGATGATTGCGTTATTTACTTAGTAAAAGAGAAGAAAAAACAATTAGAGTTAATAGCTTCCTTTGATAAAAGAGAAAGAGAAAATAAAAAAATATATGACAAAATGCGATTACCTTTTGGAAAAGGGGTGGTAGGAAGTGTGGCAAACTCAGGTATTTCAGAAATAATAAATAATACCAATTTAGATGATAGGTACGTAGTTTATCTCACACCAAAGCTATCAGAATTAACTGTACCTATAAAAAATGAGGATAAAGTAATAGGGGTTATAAACATAGAACATCAAGAACAAAATTACTTTACAGAAGAACATTTAAAAACCATAGAAGGTATTGCAGATTTGGTGTCACTTCAATTAAGAAGTGCATTAAATATTAAAAAACGTAAAAAAGTAGAAAAGAAAAATATTGATTTATTAAAAAAAGTAGAAAAAAGTAATCAAGAACTAGAGGAGTACGCACATATAGTTTCTCACGATTTAAAATCACCTATTAGAAGTATTCACGCATTAACCAGTTGGATTAAAAGTGATAATGCAGGAGTTTTTGACGAAGCAAGTCTTCAGAATTTTGAACTTATTGAAAATACTCTTGAAAAGATGGAACAATTAATTACTGATGTATTAGAGTATTCCAGCATTACTAATGGAGCTAAAGAAAATAATGATGTTGATTTAAATTTGTTAATAGAAGAAATTAAAAAAGTAATTTACATACCTAAAAATGTTTCAATAAAAGTTTTACAAGAATTACCAATAATAAAAGGAGACAAAACAAAATTTCAACAACTTTTTCAAAATCTAATTAGTAATGCAATTAAGTTTAATGATAAAGAAAAAGGAATTATTGAAATAGATGTAAAAGATCAAAACTCTTTTTATAAGTTTTCAATAAAAGACAATGGAATTGGTATTGAAAAGGAACATTTTGATAAAATTTTCAAAATTTTTCAATCTTTAAAAAAGTCGAAAGACTCCTCAGGTATTGGTTTATCTATTGTGAAAAAAATTGTAAATTTTTACAAAGGAGAAATATGGTTAGAATCTGAAATAAATAAAGGAACAACTTTCTTTTTTACAATAAAAAAGTAA
- a CDS encoding YchJ family protein — translation MQCPCNPNKKYSDCCQKAHQNIHSVTSAEALMRSRYSAFVLANIDYLQKSYHSSTRPSKREKKEILAWTKAVNWIKLEVLHATENTVEFKAFFMENGSIDVIHENSVFCKENDHWVYLGQK, via the coding sequence ATGCAATGCCCTTGCAATCCAAATAAAAAATATAGTGATTGTTGTCAAAAAGCACATCAAAACATTCATTCAGTTACCTCAGCTGAAGCTTTAATGCGTTCAAGATATAGCGCTTTTGTTTTGGCGAATATTGACTACCTACAAAAAAGTTACCACAGCAGTACTAGACCTTCTAAGCGAGAAAAGAAAGAAATTTTAGCTTGGACAAAAGCTGTTAATTGGATAAAGCTAGAAGTGCTACACGCAACAGAAAATACCGTTGAATTTAAAGCCTTTTTTATGGAAAATGGAAGTATTGATGTGATTCACGAAAACTCTGTTTTTTGTAAAGAAAATGACCATTGGGTATATCTTGGTCAAAAATAA
- the ilvA gene encoding threonine ammonia-lyase IlvA yields the protein MEVQKETYFPKLEDIEQAAATLQEVVAVTPLQENFNLSQQFDANVFLKREDLQQVRSYKIRGAYNKISSLTEEELANGIVCASAGNHAQGVALACRKKEIYGTIYMPVPTPKQKVEQVKMFGGDFVDIRLIGDTFDDAYKAAKLLSDSLQKTFVHPFDDEKIIEGQATVGLEIIEQSKYPVDYVFVPVGGGGLASGLSSVFKLLSPKTKIIGVEPAGAPSMKKSLEANKNVVLENIDKFVDGATVQQVGALTYKICQENLSDMITVPEGKVCQTILEMYNKEAIVVEPAGALTISALDFYKEELKGKNVVCVISGSNNDITRTAEIKERALLYSKLKHYFIVRFPQRAGALKEFVAEVLGENDDITFFEYSKKTNRENGSAVVGIELEKKEDLQPLIHRMKQRNFFGEYLNDKPNLFEFLV from the coding sequence ATGGAAGTTCAAAAAGAAACGTATTTTCCTAAATTAGAAGATATAGAGCAAGCTGCCGCAACTTTACAAGAAGTTGTGGCAGTTACTCCACTACAAGAAAACTTTAACCTGTCTCAACAATTTGACGCTAACGTCTTTTTAAAAAGAGAAGATTTACAGCAAGTTCGTTCGTATAAAATTAGAGGAGCTTACAATAAAATAAGCTCTTTAACGGAAGAAGAACTGGCAAATGGAATTGTATGTGCAAGTGCAGGAAATCATGCCCAAGGAGTTGCCTTAGCTTGTAGAAAAAAAGAGATCTACGGAACTATTTATATGCCTGTACCAACACCAAAACAAAAGGTAGAACAGGTAAAAATGTTTGGGGGTGATTTTGTAGATATTCGATTGATAGGAGATACGTTTGATGACGCGTATAAGGCAGCAAAACTTTTATCGGATAGTTTGCAAAAAACATTTGTACATCCGTTTGATGATGAAAAAATTATTGAAGGACAGGCTACTGTAGGGTTAGAGATTATAGAACAATCAAAGTATCCTGTCGATTATGTTTTTGTACCAGTTGGAGGTGGTGGATTGGCTTCTGGTTTATCAAGTGTTTTTAAGTTATTGTCTCCAAAAACAAAGATTATAGGAGTAGAGCCAGCTGGTGCACCTTCCATGAAAAAGTCGTTAGAAGCAAACAAAAATGTTGTATTAGAAAACATAGATAAGTTTGTTGATGGTGCAACAGTACAGCAAGTAGGAGCGTTGACCTATAAAATTTGCCAAGAAAATTTATCGGATATGATTACTGTTCCTGAAGGAAAAGTGTGTCAGACCATTTTAGAAATGTATAACAAAGAAGCAATAGTGGTTGAGCCTGCTGGGGCTTTGACTATAAGTGCACTTGATTTTTACAAAGAAGAATTGAAAGGTAAAAATGTAGTATGTGTTATTAGTGGGAGTAACAATGATATTACTCGTACCGCCGAAATAAAAGAACGTGCATTACTATACAGTAAACTAAAACATTATTTCATTGTTCGTTTTCCACAACGTGCTGGGGCGTTAAAAGAATTTGTAGCTGAGGTATTGGGAGAGAATGACGATATTACTTTTTTTGAATACTCTAAAAAAACCAATAGAGAAAATGGTTCTGCTGTTGTTGGTATAGAACTAGAGAAAAAAGAAGACCTGCAACCATTAATTCATCGAATGAAACAACGAAATTTTTTTGGTGAATACCTGAATGATAAACCCAATTTATTTGAGTTCTTGGTGTAA
- the ilvC gene encoding ketol-acid reductoisomerase, with the protein MENYFNQLSLREQLEQLGKCRFMNAEEFSERTAALEGKKVVIVGCGAQGLNQGLNMRDSGLDISYALREAAIKEQRQSYKNATEHGFEVGTYEELIPTADLVCNLTPDKQHTQVVNAVMPLMKSGATLSYSHGFNIVEEGMQVRKDLTVIMVAPKCPGTEVREEYLRGFGVPTLIAVHPENDPENKGLAQAKAYAFATGGHRAGVLESSFVAEVKSDLMGEQTILCGVLQTGSILSFNKMVEEGVEPAYASKLIQYGWETITEALKHGGITNMMDRLSNPAKIKAYQLSEELKEVLAPLFNKHMDDIMSGHFSKTMMEDWANDDVNLLTWRAATGETQFEKTAATSEEITEQAYFDKGTLLVAFVKAGVELAFETMVKSGIISASAYYESLHELPLIANTVARKKLFEMNRIISDTAEYGCYLFDHAAKPLLTDFMKSVHTDVIGKEYSATNEVDNLELIKVNKAIRNHPIEKVGEELREAMTAMKVIKTNVSKEEPVLA; encoded by the coding sequence ATGGAAAATTATTTCAACCAATTATCACTAAGAGAACAACTAGAACAGTTAGGAAAATGTAGATTCATGAATGCTGAAGAATTTTCAGAAAGAACAGCAGCATTGGAAGGTAAAAAAGTGGTAATTGTTGGGTGTGGAGCACAAGGATTGAATCAAGGATTAAATATGCGTGATTCAGGGTTAGATATTTCGTATGCATTACGAGAAGCTGCTATTAAAGAACAACGTCAATCCTATAAAAATGCAACAGAGCACGGTTTTGAAGTAGGAACGTATGAAGAACTGATTCCTACTGCCGATTTGGTATGTAATTTAACACCCGATAAACAGCATACACAGGTAGTAAATGCAGTAATGCCATTAATGAAGTCAGGAGCGACTTTATCATATTCTCACGGATTTAATATTGTTGAAGAAGGTATGCAAGTACGTAAGGATTTAACAGTAATTATGGTTGCACCTAAGTGTCCTGGAACAGAAGTAAGAGAGGAATATTTGAGAGGGTTTGGAGTGCCAACATTAATCGCAGTGCATCCAGAAAACGATCCTGAGAATAAAGGATTAGCACAAGCAAAAGCTTATGCATTTGCTACAGGAGGCCATAGAGCAGGTGTGTTAGAATCGTCATTTGTTGCTGAGGTAAAATCGGACTTAATGGGAGAGCAAACCATCTTATGTGGAGTGTTGCAAACGGGATCTATTTTGTCTTTCAATAAAATGGTTGAAGAAGGTGTTGAACCTGCCTATGCTTCTAAATTAATTCAATACGGATGGGAAACGATTACCGAGGCATTGAAGCATGGAGGAATTACCAATATGATGGATCGTTTATCAAACCCTGCAAAAATTAAAGCTTACCAACTTTCCGAAGAATTAAAAGAAGTATTAGCTCCGTTGTTTAATAAACACATGGATGATATCATGTCAGGACATTTTTCAAAAACCATGATGGAAGATTGGGCGAACGATGATGTAAACCTATTAACATGGAGAGCAGCTACTGGAGAAACGCAATTTGAGAAAACAGCTGCCACTTCTGAAGAAATTACAGAACAAGCCTACTTTGATAAAGGAACTTTGTTAGTTGCTTTTGTAAAAGCAGGAGTTGAGTTGGCTTTTGAAACCATGGTGAAATCAGGAATTATTTCGGCATCGGCATACTATGAATCGTTACACGAGTTGCCATTGATTGCCAATACTGTAGCACGTAAGAAGTTGTTTGAAATGAACCGTATTATTTCTGATACTGCTGAATATGGATGTTACTTATTTGACCATGCAGCTAAACCATTATTGACTGATTTTATGAAATCTGTACATACTGATGTTATTGGAAAAGAGTATAGTGCTACCAACGAAGTAGATAATCTAGAGTTAATTAAAGTGAATAAAGCAATTCGTAATCATCCTATTGAAAAAGTAGGAGAAGAATTGCGTGAAGCAATGACAGCTATGAAGGTAATAAAAACCAATGTCAGCAAAGAAGAACCCGTTTTAGCATAA
- the ilvN gene encoding acetolactate synthase small subunit, which produces MSTKNTYTISIYTENNVGLLNRISAIFLRRHLNIESVNVSKSEIKSVSRFTLLVKVTEEQVKKIIGQIEKQVEVIKAFYHTDEATVYQESCLFKLSTDLLIQNDEIQTIINQSKSRVININKNFFVLEKSGTKEEVEELYHILDKHGIMQFVRSGRIAITKDEMPVSKLLQLIKA; this is translated from the coding sequence ATGAGTACGAAAAACACCTATACAATTTCAATTTATACAGAAAACAATGTTGGATTGTTAAATAGAATATCAGCAATATTCCTACGAAGACACTTAAATATAGAAAGCGTTAATGTATCAAAATCGGAGATTAAAAGTGTGTCTAGATTTACACTTTTAGTAAAGGTTACCGAGGAACAAGTTAAAAAGATCATTGGTCAGATTGAAAAGCAAGTAGAGGTAATCAAAGCTTTTTACCATACGGATGAAGCAACGGTTTACCAAGAGTCATGCTTATTTAAACTAAGTACAGACTTGTTGATTCAAAATGATGAAATTCAAACCATCATCAACCAAAGTAAATCAAGGGTAATTAATATAAACAAAAACTTTTTTGTTCTTGAAAAATCAGGAACCAAAGAAGAAGTCGAAGAACTATATCACATTTTAGATAAGCATGGTATCATGCAATTTGTTCGATCTGGTAGAATAGCTATTACGAAAGATGAAATGCCAGTATCAAAATTATTACAATTAATAAAAGCATAA
- a CDS encoding histidine kinase, protein MEQPNLLYINELSKGDEEFKKQVIEVLKEELSGEIECYFLHIKNEDLKKTKEVVHRIKHKMSILGLEKSYKITNDFENNLADNSVENKEYFENVLPIMLDFLKII, encoded by the coding sequence ATGGAACAACCAAATCTATTATATATAAACGAACTTTCTAAGGGAGATGAAGAGTTTAAAAAACAAGTTATTGAAGTTTTAAAAGAAGAGCTTTCTGGAGAAATAGAATGTTATTTTTTACATATAAAAAATGAAGATTTAAAGAAAACTAAAGAAGTTGTTCATAGAATTAAACATAAAATGAGTATTTTAGGCTTAGAAAAAAGCTATAAAATAACCAACGACTTTGAAAACAATCTTGCAGATAATAGTGTAGAGAATAAAGAATATTTTGAAAATGTACTACCTATAATGCTTGATTTTTTGAAGATAATTTAA
- a CDS encoding LytR/AlgR family response regulator transcription factor, whose amino-acid sequence MNCIVIDDELMSRMILKKVCEQVNELKLVGEFSNAIQAIKFLNSNEVDAIFLDIHMPDFTGFDLIQTLKKPPKIVLTTSDRNFAVEAFEYDFVVDYIVKPIELSRFKKSVEKIIAAKVKENNVKPVAQTQSTDTDTLYVNIDRRLVKIEIPSIYVVEAKGDYIKVKTEEKNYIVHSPLKKIEEKLPTASFLKVHRSYIININKIIDIEDNSVLINQDIVPVSRSNRNELKRRLNLL is encoded by the coding sequence ATGAATTGCATTGTTATAGATGACGAATTAATGTCGAGAATGATTCTTAAAAAAGTATGCGAACAAGTAAATGAGTTAAAGCTTGTTGGTGAGTTTTCTAATGCCATACAAGCAATAAAGTTTTTAAATAGTAATGAAGTAGATGCTATTTTTTTAGACATTCATATGCCTGATTTTACTGGTTTTGATCTGATTCAAACTTTAAAAAAGCCACCTAAGATTGTTCTTACAACCTCTGATAGAAATTTTGCTGTGGAAGCTTTTGAATATGATTTTGTTGTAGATTACATAGTAAAACCTATAGAATTAAGTCGTTTTAAAAAATCGGTAGAAAAAATTATAGCGGCAAAAGTAAAAGAAAACAATGTAAAACCAGTAGCCCAGACTCAATCTACTGATACAGATACACTATATGTAAACATTGATAGAAGATTGGTAAAGATAGAAATACCAAGTATTTATGTAGTGGAAGCTAAAGGGGATTATATAAAAGTTAAAACAGAAGAAAAAAATTACATAGTTCATAGCCCTTTAAAAAAAATAGAAGAAAAGTTGCCTACAGCATCATTCTTAAAAGTGCACAGATCATATATAATTAATATTAATAAGATTATTGATATAGAAGATAATAGTGTACTTATAAATCAAGATATAGTTCCTGTGAGTAGGTCTAATAGAAATGAATTAAAAAGGAGATTAAACTTGCTGTAA
- a CDS encoding response regulator produces the protein MNKKIKILLIEDDKIEVLKFNRAILPVSENFTITQVNNGKEALSLLEKDLPNIILLDLNMPDTNGIEFLSILKDDKRLKHIPTIVLTTSDNNKDITECYRLGIAGYVLKPLKYQDYEKKIGAIIEYWSLNEFKK, from the coding sequence TTGAATAAAAAAATAAAAATACTCTTAATAGAGGATGATAAGATAGAGGTGTTAAAGTTTAATAGAGCTATTTTACCTGTTTCAGAAAATTTTACAATTACACAAGTAAACAATGGAAAAGAAGCTTTATCTTTATTGGAAAAAGATTTACCAAATATAATTTTATTAGATTTGAATATGCCTGATACTAACGGTATTGAGTTTTTATCTATTCTAAAAGATGATAAAAGATTAAAACATATTCCTACCATAGTACTAACAACTTCAGATAATAATAAAGATATTACAGAGTGTTACAGATTGGGAATAGCAGGATATGTTTTGAAGCCTTTGAAGTATCAAGATTATGAAAAAAAGATAGGAGCAATAATTGAGTATTGGAGTCTTAATGAATTTAAAAAATAA